In the Colletotrichum lupini chromosome 1, complete sequence genome, one interval contains:
- a CDS encoding TRAF-type zinc finger yields MSHQGFPNEDAAITHLVHNLVENAVRSVEEVPIPLTPRTPTQWPVEELATREALRYSISPSHVKDLLDFSALNYVEEPDDNLLCPICKLPVITPIITPCDHTFCLECLKRHVHSSDTCPIDRTRFRARDCKTSRLLTNILDSLVVECPNTERGCGEKMKRDEVVKHTISCPYTLHDCPEKTCDKRVEQWLAVSGKCWHFEQTCEYCEEKMEAASMADHISKVCLKNTTDCTECGETIKLSELGQHRDEHCPETSVPCTYHDFGCKHEALRKTLATHQDECIFRVVAVVGEKVKSQETQIEKLQKQTEDQERQIMAMKDERRDCISWDDVLNLNNVQGGPKFKPTEAVMTIYEDMERRMEELKKEFTDLEGRQTVMVLNQVMPIKDQITEIRSNLGILKMHMAWLMNKSREEVERSRLANRSVGSTSRTRGSSDSDGEATTPSTSRRLSDGSNGIPRL; encoded by the exons ATGTCGCATCAAGGCTTTCCCAACGAAGATGCGGCCATCACCCATCTCGTACACAACCTTGTCGAGAATGCTGTGCGCTCTGTCGAGGAAGTTCCAATCCCTTTGACGC CACGAACTCCTACCCAGTGGCCCGTTGAAGAACTTGCGACCCGGGAGGCCCTGCGATACTCCATTAGCCCTAGTCACGTCAAGGATCTCCTCGACTTCTCCGCCCTCAACTACGTCGAAGAACCCGACGATAACCTACTCTGCCCAATCTGCAAGCTGCCCGTCATCACCCCGATCATTACGCCCTGCGACCATACCTTCTGTCTGGAATGTCTGAAGCGCCATGTTCACTCATCCGATACCTGTCCCATCGACAGGACGAGATTCCGAGCCAGGGACTGCAAGACGTCGAGGCTTTTGACGAATATCCTCGATAGCCTGGTAGTCGAATGCCCCAATACTGAGCGAGGGTGTGGCGAAAAGATGAAGCGCGACGAGGTCGTCAAGCACACAATCAGTTGCCCATACACGCTGCACGACTGCCCCGAGAAAACATGTGATAAGAGGGTGGAGCAATGGTTGGCTGTGTCCGGCAAGTGCTGGCACTTTGAGCAGACGTGCGAATACTGCGAGGAGAAGATGGAAGCGGCGTCGATGGCCGACCACATCAGCAAAGTGTGCCTGAAAAACACGACGGACTGTACCGAATGTGGAGAGACCATCAAGCTCTCCGAGTTGGGACAACATCGCGACGAACATTGCCCAGAAACCTCGGTCCCTTGCACATATCATGACTTTGGTTGCAAGCACGAGGCACTTCGCAAGACACTAGCGACTCATCAAGACGAGTGTATTTTCAGGGTGGTTGCTGTCGTTGGAGAAAAGGTCAAATCACAAGAGACACAAATCGAAAAACTGCAAAAGCAGACGGAAGATCAGGAGCGACAAATCATGGCAATGAAGGACGAGCGGCGAGACTGCATCTCCTGGGACGACGTATTAAATCTCAACAACGTCCAAGGCGGACCAAAGTTCAAACCCACCGAGGCTGTCATGACTATTTACGAAGATATGGAACGTCGCATGGAGGAGCTCAAGAAAGAGTTTACAGACCTCGAGGGCCGTCAGACAGTGATGGTCCTGAACCAGGTCATGCCGATTAAGGATCAGATCACCGAGATCAGGAGCAACTTGGGCATTCTCAAGATGCACATGGCATGGCTCATGAACAAGAGCCGAGAGGAAGTCGAGCGCAGCCGGTTGGCCAACCGTAGCGTTGGTAGCACCAGCCGAACGAGGGGCAGCTCTGACAGCGATGGCGAGGCCACTACTCCGAGTACATCTCGGCGGCTGAGTGATGGGTCAAATGGCATCCCCCGCCTTTGA
- a CDS encoding ATPase produces MKLPIGRFQAPSWWRSSSPWLAGGTARQLPQTAPSKTSSPGPDVPPVTNTSRQQLQPEANNNSLQLSNPFVSPQLSISNSFLGSPIRTFVTSHNTQTTRRNSSDARRPSDKMPPFPMPPHDIWSQDAFQHPSYNPTTIPRRPHPQPQPGASNSTSSTRVNVNTRSSEPGPSDAVTKEFFKHSSAKRVNTDALISKALKEQYPHLELVVVPESLGYGNGCNLLAYAQGGHATFEVIDDKDGNNLPSSLEWLLYLPPSRRMDGNLGGLATVTNFGKYLYKWQGHEFIVYLVDGRDGVMPYPIKNYYVLAPQTYHVDQLVLAAGKWSSDLHEEVWVFDQGYWQKSHELFKSFRDASWENVILDEDMKKALIEDHLSFYNSKETYQNLKVPWKRGLIYYGPPGNGKTISIKATMNMLFQKDITTLYVRTLASFMGPEYSIQQIFGKAREYAPCYLVLEDLDTIVTDDVRSYFLNEMDGLKANDGIFIIGSTNHLDRLDPGISKRPSRFDRKYFFPDPNLEQRIAYCHFWQNKLKSNKEIDFPDQLCEAIAKITDKFSFAYIQEAFVAALLAIARRSDHRGSRKRDSVEALTEQLEDDWLGVVDDAEDDGDFKKLTLWVEIKKQIEILRDGMEEKN; encoded by the exons ATGAAGCTCCCCATCGGCCGGTTCCAGGCGCCAAGCT GGTGGCGCAGCAGCTCCCCCTGGCT GGCCGGTGGTACAGCCAGACAACTTCCCCAAACGGCACCCAGCAAGACCAGCTCGCCCGGCCCAGACGTTCCGCCGGTTACGAACACCTCTAGGCAACAA CTCCAACCTGAGGCGAACAACAA CTCCCTTCAGCTCTCCAACCCCTTCGTCTCACCCCAACTTTCGATCTCCAACAGCTTCCTCGGATCTCCCATCCGTACCTTCGTCACATCCCACAACACACAAACCACCCGTCGCAACTCATCGGACGCCAGACGGCCAAGTGACAAGATGCCTCCATTCCCCATGCCTCCCCACGATATCTGGAGCCAGGATGCCTTCCAGCACCCGTCCTACAACCCGACCACGATCCCCCGTCGGCCCCACCCCCAGCCCCAGCCTGGCGCAAGCAACAGCACCAGCAGCACCCGCGTCAACGTCAACACCCGTTCCTCAGAACCTGGCCCCAGCGACGCCGTCACGAAGGAGTTCTTCAAACACTCAAGCGCCAAACGCGTCAACACCGACGCCCTCATCTCGAAAGCCCTCAAGGAACAGTACCCCCACCTCGAGCTGGTCGTCGTTCCTGAATCCCTCGGCTACGGCAACGGCTGCAACCTTCTCGCCTACGCTCAAGGCGGCCACGCCACGTTCGAGGTTATTGATGACAAGGATGGCAATAACCTGCCCTCATCCCTCGAATGGCTGCTGTACCTGCCGCCCTCCCGGCGCATGGACGGCAACCTCGGCGGTCTGGCTACGGTTACGAATTTCGGCAAGTACCTGTACAAATGGCAGGGCCATGAGTTCATCGTCTACCTCGTTGATGGACGCGACGGCGTGATGCCGTATCCGATCAAGAACTACTATGTCCTCGCGCCGCAGACCTACCACGTTGACCAGCTCGTTCTGGCCGCAGGGAAGTGGAGCAGCGACCTCCACGAAGAGGTGTGGGTGTTCGATCAGGGGTACTGGCAAAAGAGCCACGAGCTGTTCAAGAGCTTCCGCGATGCTTCGTGGGAGAACGTCATCCTGGATGAAGACATGAAGAAGGCGCTCATCGAAGATCACCTATCATTCTACAACTCAAAGGAGACGTACCAAAACCTCAAGGTGCCGTGGAAGCGCGGTCTCATCTACTATGGGCCGCCGGGCAATGGCAAGACCATCTCCATCAAGGCCACGATGAATATGCTTTTCCAGAAGGACATCACGACTCTCTACGTGCGCACGCTAGCGTCCTTCATGGGGCCAGAGTACTCTATCCAGCAGATCTTCGGCAAGGCTAGGGAGTATGCGCCCTGCTACCTCGTGCTGGAGGATCTCGACACCATTGTCACCGATGACGTGAGGAGCTATTTCCTGAACGAGATGGACGGCCTCAAGGCCAATGATGGAATTTTCATCATCGGCAGCACCAACCACCTCGACCGCCTCGACCCAGGCATCTCT AAACGCCCATCCCGCTTTGACAGAAAATACTTTTTCCCCGACCCCAACCTAGAGCAGCGCATCGCCTACTGCCATTTCTGGCAGAACAAGCTCAAGAGCAACAAAGAAATCGACTTCCCCGACCAGCTTTGTGAGGCCATCGCCAAGATCACGGACAAGTTTAGCTTTGCCTACATTCAAGAGGCCTTTGTGGCCGCCCTGCTTGCCATTGCGCGCCGCTCGGACCACCGCGGTAGCAGGAAGCGAGACAGCGTTGAGGCTTTGACGGAGCAGCTTGAAGATGACTGGCTTGGCGTTGTCGATGACGCTGAGGACGACGGCGACTTCAAGAAGCTGACGTTGTGGGTCGAGATCAAGAAGCAGATTGAGATTTTGAGGGATGGTATGGAGGAGAAGAACTAG
- a CDS encoding hydantoinase translates to MGLYRIGVDVGGTNTDAAILDITASDTPGRGVLASHKASTTPDITTGIEAAIHAVIQSSEIDQKRVLSVTIGTTHFINALVEADTRRLSKVAVVRLCGPFTRQIPPFSDFPSGLHRILDGGVYYLDGGLEIDGREIAPLDHEQIRQAARDIVASGVRSVALVGIFSPLDHSGMHEETCKRIMLEEVPGLDVVCSHDIGPPGLLERENATILNAAILRTARKVTRGFRIAMTKLKLACPLYLSQNDGTLIDADTAAEFPMKTFASGPTNSMTGAAFLAGLDQAKMTTRDPADTSEKKEVEPQVLVVDIGGTTTDVCALLPSGFPRQAPGFVELGGVRTAFSMPEVVSIGLGGGSKVKMSSEFGGVTVGPGSVGHFLTEQARIFGGPTLTATDVVVASGKAKMGDASLIKDIPSSTINDARQKIKKMLEGVIEQMKVSAAPVHVLLVGGGALLVTDNLEGVEKCIQPIHQGAANAVGAAIGKVSGEVDVIEILEGRDEKAVVAATCQKAIDLAVQKGAASADVRVVEVNKMPLQYVDNGAMRIKVRAVGKLSVPEDPNFSPMSMTPVEEEDKEAEAPKESVPDALEPATKPSLRIDLETYRPDVREGVWYVSEVDLELISTGCGVLGTGGGGPTHHEFLKSLHVLRNSEPGKMRIISPSSLADTDMVCFGSWYGTPSVINERIAGGSEIPSGIDAVRKTLGNVPLHGVFIDEIGGGNGLSVFPTGVHYDIPVIDGDAMGRAYPTMYQATLSVYGHPLTPCALSDARGNVSIVMSSDTPIRLERFLRTAAIELGLGCAVCARPLPGSAIKSHGVPNTLSQAWYLGRAVHMARTRKSDYVNAIFEVCAGKLLFTGKIIDVRRYVGGGYTMGSVLIAPLADEEKDSDTKNTSLPDRHIIIPFQNEYLYAALTDEEGSEGGQQEVLCTVPDLISILGQDGEAIGSQDLRYGLRVNVIALPAHPLWKTEKGMPVGGPQAFGLSMPFVGVGEYTESRSVIEEYEVIKVNSTNSMMNVVYCIENTILCLTTADIGIYVG, encoded by the exons ATGGGACTTTACCGCATAGGTGTCGACGTAGGTGGAACGAACACCGACGCCGCTATCCTTGACATTACGGCCTCAGACACGCCCGGCCGCGGTGTCCTGGCTTCCCACAAGGCCTCAACTACACCAGACATTACCACAGGCATAGAAGCAGCAATCCACGCTGTAATTCAGAGCTCAGAAATCGATCAGAAGCGAGTCCTGAGTGTGACCATAGGCACAACGCACTTCATCAACGCTCTTGTTGAGGCTGACACGCGACGGCTTAGCAAGGTCGCTGTCGTCCGTCTCTGTGGGCCATTTACAAGACAAATTCCCCCATTTTCGGACTTCCCCTCTGGTCTTCATCGTATTCTAGATGGTGGTGTCTACTATCTCGATGGGGGGCTGGAGATCGATGGTCGGGAGATTGCGCCGCTCGATCATGAGCAGATTCGCCAGGCGGCCAGAGACATCGTCGCGTCTGGGGTGAGATCAGTTGCCCTAGTCGGTATCTTTTCACCTCTGGATCACTCCGGTATGCATGAAGAGACTTGTAAAAGAATCATGCTGGAAGAAGTGCCGGGTCTCGATGTGGTTTGCTCCCATGACATAGGCCCACCTGGCCTATTGGAGCGAGAGAACGCGACAATCCTCAATGCCGCAATTCTCAGAACAGCCCGCAAGGTCACCCGAGGTTTCAGAATCGCAATGACGAAGCTAAAGCTGGCGTGTCCGCTTTATCTGTCCCAGAATGATGGCACACTGATCGATGCTGATACGGCAGCCGAGTTCCCCATGAAGACCTTCGCCAGCGGTCCGACTAATAGCATGACTGGAGCGGCTTTTCTCGCCGGACTGGATCAAGCAAAGATGACAACCAGAGATCCTGCCGATACCTCGGAAAAGAAGGAAGTGGAGCCTCAAGTGCTCGTCGTTGACATCGGCGGCACAACCACAGATGTATGCGCCTTGCTACCGTCTGGCTTTCCTCGACAAGCGCCTGGGTTTGTGGAACTTGGGGGCGTGAGAACAGCATTCTCAATGCCCGAGGTCGTCTCAATTGGGCTCGGTGGCGGCAGCAAAGTGAAGATGAGCTCCGAATTTGGGGGTGTCACGGTTGGCCCAGGGTCAGTTGGACACTTCCTTACTGAGCAGGCAAGGATATTTGGCGGTCCGACACTGACAGCAACGGATGTTGTGGTGGCTTCTGGGAAAGCGAAGATGGGAGACGCGAGCCTCATCAAAGACATCCCAAGCTCAACCATTAACGACGCGCGTCAGAAGATCAAAAAGATGCTGGAAGGTGTTATTGAGCAGATGAAGGTTTCCGCTGCCCCTGTACACGTCCTTCTGGTGGGAGGGGGTGCTCTTCTGGTCACAGACAACCTCGAAGGCGTCGAGAAATGTATTCAGCCCATCCATCAAGGCGCTGCTAATGCGGTTGGCGCTGCTATTGGCAAGGTTTCTGGGGAAGTCGACGTGATTGAGATTCTTGAAGGGAGGGACGAGAAAGCAGTCGTTGCAGCGACGTGCCAAAAGGCTATCGATCTGGCCGTCCAAAAGGGCGCAGCTTCTGCAGACGTCCGCGTCGTCGAGGTCAACAAGATGCCGCTTCAATACGTCGATAATGGCGCGATGAGGATAAAAGTCAGGGCTGTCGGCAAATTGAGTGTTCCCGAGGATCCCAATTTCTCACCTATGAGCATGACGCCAGTCGAAGAAGAGGACAAGGAGGCCGAGGCGCCAAAGGAGAGTGTTCCGGACGCTCTAGAGCCGGCCACCAAGCCCTCACTACGGATAGATCTCGAGACCTACCGGCCTGACGTCCGAGAAGGGGTCTGGTACGTCTCAGAGGTAGATCTGGAATTGATTTCAACAGGCTGTGGTGTGCTAGGAACTGGGGGCGGAGGTCCAACCCACCACGAATTCTTGAAAAGCTTGCATGTCCTACGCAATAGCGAGCCTGGCAAGATGAGAATTATATCACCTTCGTCCCTCGCCGACACTGACATGGTATGCTTCGGCTCCTGGTATGGCACTCCGAGCGTCATCAACGAGAGAATTGCTGGTGGCTCAGAGATCCCCAGCGGCATCGATGCCGTGAGAAAGACCTTGGGTAATGTACCACTTCATGGAGTTTTCATCGACGAGAT TGGCGGAGGCAATGGGCTCAGTGTTTTCCCAACCGGCGTACACTATGACATACCAGTCATCGATGGCGACGCGATGGGAAGAGCATACCCGACCATGTATCAAG CTACACTGAGCGTCTATGGTCACCCGTTGACCCCCTGTGCGCTCTCCGACGCAAGGGGCAACGTTTCCATTGTGATG AGTTCCGACACGCCAATTCGCCTGGAGCGATTCCTGCGCACAGCAGCAATTGAGCTCGGCCTCGGATGCGCCGTTTGCGCCAGGCCGCTTCCCGGCTCGGCCATAAAGTCCCACGGCGTCCCCAACACTCTATCGCAAGCCTGGTATTTAGGTCGGGCGGTACATATGGCGCGAACGAGGAAGTCTGACTATGTCAATGCTATC TTCGAAGTATGTGCCGGGAAGCTTCTTTTTACAGGCAAGATCATCGATGTAAGGCGCTATGTGGGTGGTGGCTACACGATGGGCAGCGTCCTCATTGCCCCCCTTGCAGACGAAGAGAAAGACTCCGACACAAAGAACACATCGCTTCCAGATCGGCATATAATCATCCCGTTTCAGAATGAGTACCTTTACGCTGCTCTCACAGATGAAGAGGGTTCAGAGGGCGGCCAGCAAGAGGTGTTGTGTACCGTGCCGGATCTGATCTCGATTCTAGGCCAAGATGGGGAGGCTATCGGGTCTCAGGATCTCCGCTACGGCTTGCGTGTGAATGTTATCGCGCTACCTGCTCACCCTCTCTGGAAGACAGAGAAAGGTATGCCCGTGGGAGGCCCTCAAGCCTTTGGGCTGAGCATGCCATTCGTTGGGGTTGGAGAGTATACCGAGTCCAGGAGTGTCATTGAGGAGTACGAGGT GATCAAGGTCAATTCCACGAATAGCATGATGAACGTGGTTTATTGCATTGAGAATACCATCCTCTGCCTAACCACAGCGGACATTGGCATCTATGTCGGCTAA